A single region of the Apodemus sylvaticus chromosome 7, mApoSyl1.1, whole genome shotgun sequence genome encodes:
- the Sc5d gene encoding lathosterol oxidase, which yields MDLVLSAADYYFFTPYVYPATWPEDNIIRQTISLLIVTNLGAYILYFLCATLSYYFVYDHSLMKHPQFLKNQVHREIMFTVKSLPWISIPTVALFLLELRGYSKLYDDIGHFPNGWIHLIVSVISFLFFTDMLIYWIHRGLHHRLVYKHIHKPHHIWKIPTPFASHAFHPVDGFLQSLPYHIYPFVFPLHKVVYLGLYVLVNVWTISIHDGDFRVPQILRPFINGSAHHTDHHMFFDYNYGQYFTLWDRIGGSFKNPSSFEGKGPHSYVKNMTEKESNGLAENGCKSKKLCNEEFTKNK from the exons ATGGACCTGGTCCTCAGTGCCGCCGATTACTACTTCTTCACGCCATATGTGTATCCAGCCACGTGGCCAGAGGACAACATCATCCGACAAACTATTAGTCTCCTGATCGTCACGAACCTGGGTGCTTATATTCTCTACTTCTTGTGTGCGACCCTCAGCTATTATTTTGTCTATGATCATTCCTTAATGAAACACCCACAGTTTTTAAAG AATCAAGTCCATCGAGAGATCATGTTCACGGTCAAGTCTTTGCCCTGGATCAGCATCCCGACAGTTGCACTGTTCCTGCTGGAGCTTAGAGGTTACAGCAAGCTCTATGATGACATAGGACACTTCCCAAATG GCTGGATTCATCTCATCGTGAGCGTgatctccttcctctttttcacGGACATGTTGATCTACTGGATTCATAGAGGCCTGCACCATAGACTGGTCTACAAG CACATACATAAACCTCATCATATTTGGAAGATCCCTACGCCATTTGCAAGTCATGCTTTTCACCCTGTGGACGGCTTCCTTCAGAGTCTGCCTTACCATATATACCCCTTTGTCTTTCCACTGCACAAGGTGGTCTACTTAGGTTTATATGTGTTGGTTAATGTATGGACAATTTCTATTCATGACGGCGATTTTCGGGTTCCCCAGATCTTAAGGCCATTTATTAACGGGTCAGCTCATCACACAGACCACCACATGTTCTTTGACTATAACTATGGGCAGTATTTCACATTGTGGGATAGAATTGGAGGATCTTTTAAGAATCCTTCCTCTTTTGAAGGGAAAGGACCACATAGTTATGTGAAAAACATGACAGAAAAAGAATCCAACGGCCTTGCAGAAAATGGCTGTAAAAGCAAAAAGTTATGCAATGAAGAGTTTACAAAGAACAAGTAG